In Deltaproteobacteria bacterium HGW-Deltaproteobacteria-6, a genomic segment contains:
- a CDS encoding excinuclease ABC subunit UvrA, translating to MDLIRIKGASQHNLKHVSLDIPRDKLVVITGVSGSGKSSLAFDTIYAEGQRRYVESLSTYARQFIGQMDKPDVESIEGLSPAIAIEQRAASHNPRSTVGTVTEIYDYFRLLFAGIGVCHCYGCGREIQSQTIDSIVQSVLGLPENTRFSVMSPIIRGKKGEFAKELKKLQKEGFARVRIDGGVQDLSDDIVLAKTKRHDIDLIIDRLVLKEGVRKRLRDSVEIAANKSDGLVRIVTADGCETLYSEKYACPDCGISMPTLAPRVFSFNTPYGACPECNGLGSRMHFAIDLVVPDAGLSLREGAIAPWAGRNSLNYYNVLDALSSHYKFDINMPFNKLPEKIQNILLYGSGTEAIKFYSDRPDKRYFTHHPFEGAIKQLERRWRETTSTAIRNDLARYIDLRPCESCGGARLKKESLAVTVGGKNIYELCLMSIRECFNFFQALQLSAQETLITERILKEVKNRLTFLLNVGMDYLNLARSTSTLSGGESQRIRLATQIGSGLMGVLYVLDEPTVGLHQKDNLRLIDTLKQLRDMGNTVLVVEHDADMMLACDHIVDMGPGAGTLGGEVIFQGTPAEVLVSETSLTGKFLSGREAIALPAERRPTRGRHIILEGASQNNLRNIDIKIPTGVLTAVTGVSGSGKSTMVIETLYKVMARRLNQHTGGMGKIRKIRDLGNIERVIMINQQPIGRTPRSNPVTYTGIFSFIRDLFTGLPEARVRGYKPGRFSFNVKGGRCETCEGNGLIKIEMHFLPDVYVTCDACRGKRFNADTLDVKYKNQSIADILDMTVDQALDFFTNISSIKTHLQLLSDVGLGYIRLGQSATTLSGGEAQRIKLARELGKRANSNTLYILDEPTIGLHFADIQKLLDVLMRLVDMGNTMVVIEHNLDIIKSADHVIDLGPEGGPGGGQIVAAGTVEEVARNEQSSTGHFLRKILDDHKNRTAG from the coding sequence ATGGATCTGATCAGAATAAAGGGCGCGTCCCAGCATAATCTCAAGCATGTCAGCCTGGATATTCCCCGCGACAAGCTGGTGGTGATCACCGGTGTCTCGGGCTCCGGCAAATCTTCTCTGGCCTTTGACACCATTTACGCCGAAGGCCAGCGCCGTTATGTCGAATCGCTCTCCACTTACGCGCGCCAGTTTATCGGCCAGATGGACAAACCGGATGTGGAATCCATCGAAGGCCTCTCACCCGCCATCGCCATCGAACAGCGCGCAGCCAGTCACAATCCGCGCTCCACGGTGGGCACCGTCACTGAAATTTACGACTATTTCCGTCTGCTTTTCGCCGGAATCGGCGTCTGCCATTGTTATGGCTGCGGGCGGGAAATTCAGTCGCAAACGATCGACAGCATCGTGCAGAGCGTGCTTGGCCTTCCCGAAAATACCCGTTTCAGCGTCATGTCGCCGATCATCAGAGGGAAAAAAGGCGAGTTCGCCAAAGAATTGAAAAAGCTCCAGAAGGAAGGATTCGCCCGTGTCCGCATAGACGGCGGGGTTCAGGATTTGTCGGATGATATTGTCCTCGCGAAGACAAAACGCCATGACATCGATCTCATCATCGACCGACTGGTCCTGAAAGAAGGCGTTCGCAAAAGACTGCGCGACTCCGTGGAAATCGCCGCGAATAAAAGCGACGGCCTGGTCAGAATTGTCACCGCCGACGGTTGTGAAACGCTGTATTCTGAAAAATACGCGTGTCCCGACTGCGGCATCAGCATGCCCACGCTGGCGCCCCGCGTGTTTTCCTTCAACACGCCCTATGGCGCCTGTCCGGAATGCAACGGCCTGGGTTCACGCATGCATTTTGCAATCGATCTGGTGGTGCCCGACGCGGGCCTGTCGCTTCGTGAAGGCGCCATCGCGCCCTGGGCCGGGCGGAACTCCCTTAACTACTATAATGTTCTGGATGCGTTATCTTCGCACTATAAGTTCGACATCAATATGCCATTCAACAAGCTGCCCGAAAAAATCCAGAATATTCTCCTATACGGTTCAGGGACGGAAGCCATTAAATTCTACTCCGACCGTCCGGACAAGCGCTATTTCACCCATCATCCTTTTGAAGGCGCCATCAAACAACTGGAGCGGCGCTGGCGGGAAACAACATCCACCGCCATACGCAATGATCTGGCGCGCTATATTGATTTAAGGCCCTGCGAAAGCTGCGGCGGCGCGCGGCTCAAAAAAGAAAGCCTGGCTGTCACCGTGGGCGGTAAAAATATTTACGAACTCTGTCTGATGTCCATCCGCGAATGCTTCAATTTCTTCCAGGCCCTGCAACTCTCGGCGCAGGAAACGCTCATTACCGAGCGCATTCTCAAGGAGGTCAAAAACAGGCTGACCTTTCTGCTCAATGTCGGCATGGACTATCTGAATCTCGCCCGGTCAACCTCTACGCTGTCGGGCGGAGAGTCCCAGCGCATCCGGCTTGCCACGCAAATCGGCTCCGGTCTGATGGGCGTTTTGTATGTGCTTGATGAACCGACCGTCGGCCTGCACCAGAAAGATAATCTGCGGCTGATCGATACGCTCAAACAACTGCGCGACATGGGCAATACAGTGCTGGTGGTGGAGCATGACGCCGATATGATGCTGGCCTGCGATCATATCGTGGACATGGGGCCGGGCGCCGGAACCTTGGGCGGCGAAGTTATTTTCCAGGGCACGCCCGCCGAGGTGCTCGTCAGTGAAACCTCGCTGACCGGCAAATTTCTTTCCGGCAGAGAAGCCATCGCCCTGCCCGCTGAAAGACGACCCACCCGGGGCCGTCATATTATTCTGGAAGGCGCGTCGCAGAACAATCTGCGGAATATCGACATTAAAATCCCCACTGGTGTTTTGACCGCGGTAACCGGCGTGTCGGGTTCCGGCAAAAGCACGATGGTCATTGAAACCCTGTACAAAGTGATGGCGCGCCGCCTCAACCAGCACACGGGCGGCATGGGTAAAATCCGGAAGATCCGGGATCTGGGAAACATTGAACGGGTCATTATGATCAATCAGCAGCCCATCGGACGAACGCCCCGGTCCAATCCCGTGACCTATACGGGCATCTTTTCCTTTATCCGCGATCTTTTTACGGGGCTCCCTGAAGCGCGTGTGCGCGGCTATAAACCGGGACGCTTCAGCTTCAACGTGAAAGGCGGACGGTGCGAAACCTGTGAAGGAAACGGGCTGATTAAAATCGAAATGCATTTTTTGCCGGATGTTTACGTCACCTGTGACGCCTGCCGGGGCAAACGATTCAACGCGGACACCCTGGATGTTAAATACAAGAACCAGAGTATTGCCGACATCCTGGATATGACCGTCGATCAGGCGCTGGATTTTTTCACCAACATCTCCTCCATTAAAACGCACCTGCAGCTGCTTTCTGATGTCGGCCTGGGGTATATCCGCCTGGGGCAGTCGGCCACTACGCTGTCCGGCGGCGAGGCGCAGCGGATCAAACTGGCCAGGGAGCTGGGCAAAAGGGCCAACAGCAATACGCTTTACATCCTGGATGAACCGACCATCGGACTGCATTTTGCGGATATCCAAAAATTACTGGACGTTCTGATGCGTCTGGTGGATATGGGCAATACCATGGTCGTCATCGAGCACAACCTGGACATCATTAAGAGCGCGGATCATGTAATCGATCTCGGCCCCGAGGGCGGGCCCGGCGGCGGACAGATTGTAGCGGCGGGCACAGTTGAGGAAGTGGCGCGAAATGAACAGTCTTCCACCGGCCATTTTTTAAGAAAAATCCTGGATGATCACAAAAACCGGACGGCCGGTTAA